A part of Cotesia glomerata isolate CgM1 linkage group LG4, MPM_Cglom_v2.3, whole genome shotgun sequence genomic DNA contains:
- the LOC123262843 gene encoding MORN repeat-containing protein 4 homolog: MAQEVVKRGGYTYEDGTKYYGDWNARGLKHGAGSMVLPDGTRYEGGFQNGLCSGLGVLIFPDGAKYEGEFMQGWFHGHGVFWRSDGMKFEGEFRGGRIWGLGLVTYSDGTHGFPRNEGFFQDCRLVRRRRCPEVILKAQKISMLARAQAS, from the exons ATGGCTCAAG AGGTAGTAAAAAGAGGAGGGTACACATACGAAGATGGAACGAAATATTATGGAGATTGGAATGCACGAGGATTGAAACATGGTGCGGGTTCTATGGTATTACCTGATGGAACTCGATACGAGGGAGGTTTCCAAAATGGTTTGTGCTCCGGGCTCGGAGTTCTTATTTTTCCTGATGGCGCTAA GTACGAAGGAGAATTTATGCAAGGTTGGTTTCATGGTCATGGCGTATTTTGGCGTTCTGATGGTATGAAGTTTGAAGGTGAATTTCGTGGTGGAAGGATTTGGGGTTTAG gaCTTGTTACATATTCTGATGGAACGCATGGTTTTCCAAGAAACGAAGGATTTTTCCAAGATTGTCGCTTAGTCCGACGACGCCGATGTCCAGAAGTTATTTTGAAAGCTCAGAAAATATCTATGTTAGCACGAGCTCAAGCATCttga
- the LOC123262804 gene encoding pickpocket protein 11-like produces the protein MKEKVNSSKIFYINDFNNLKKIDYSEDDSFTTNIGMSKIQAKTLFQKYYIDFASSSSIHGFNHMTAPRRHVIERFLAAFFIIGAFISLIFLSLTFWQRYQDFSTVVVFDHEYRRFKITHPAVIACPIVRMDESKFPEVFKKYNLANTTDNRYFFQFLSNATYSTFDQTPEFTAVEPTKWLSILNDLKPDVDYSSSDLNKATWVVTEQGFCLAFNNYVSPYSSVEYWQSNNWTILPLSGDNFYNYKNREIPNTIKIKTHDVMISIYYPGSAVTLENKFYKSMRTAMSQLTLFVGEISSSNQVTELSLRQRKCMLSDEGKLKMWPIYTKAMCSLECRYNNILRICGCYPHFARPTNGIPICDSNQLQCIGKNLDKVLSLEECDCYADCDTTFYLEESFSTIELKKGSPADAVVTVTIVFPTDKFKREQLFGFNDFLASVGGAAGLFLGASVISFMEILYFATLRLCWYKQKFDKKNKTESVTWFNKIK, from the exons atgaaagaaaaagtcaattcatcaaaaattttttacatcaatgattttaataatctaaagaaaattgattattcCGAAGACGATTCATTTACTACAAATATAGGCATGAGTAAAATTCAAGCAAAAACTctgtttcaaaaatattatatcgATTTTGCTAGCTCTTCAAGTATTCATGGCTTTAATCACATGACAGCACCTCGGCGACATGTAATCGAACG ttttttagcCGCATTCTTTATAATTGGAGCGTTCAtcagtttaatatttttatcattgacATTCTGGCAACGTTATCAAGATTTCTCTACAGTAGTTGTTTTCGATCATGAATATCGACGATTCAAAATCACTCACCCAGCTGTGATAGCATGTCCAATAGTTCGCATGGATGAGAGTAAATTTCCAGAAGTTTtcaaaaa gTACAATTTAGCAAATACCACTGATAATAGATACTTCTTTCAATTCCTTTCTAATGCAACGTACTCCACATTTGATCAAACACCCGAGTTTACTGCTGTCGAACCTACGAAGTggttatcaattttaaatgatcTTAAGCCAGATGTCGATTATTCCTCTTCAGATTTAAACAAAGCTACATGGGTTGTTACTGAACAAGGATTTTGTCTAgcgtttaataattatgtcaGTCCATATTCTTCAGTGGa atattgGCAAAGCAACAATTGGACAATTTTACCACTTTCtggtgataatttttataactataaaaatcgaGAAATACCAAACactatcaaaataaaaactcatGATGTTATG ATCAGTATTTACTATCCTGGTTCAGCTGTAACTCTGGAAAACAAATTCTACAAGTCAATGCGCACAGCTATGTCCCAATTAACACTCTTTGTTGGTGAAATAAGTAGCTCAAATCAAGTTACAGAACTATCATTAAGACAACGGAAGTGCATGTTGTCCGATGAAGGTAAACTCAAAATGTGGCCAATTTATACTAAAGCAATGTGTTCTCTTGAATGTAGGTATAATAATATACTGAGAATTTGTGGTTGTTATCCACATTTTGCTAGACCTACAA ACGGAATACCAATATGTGATTCCAACCAACTTCAATGCATTGGTAAGAATCTCGACAAAGTTCTGTCGTTGGAAGAATGTGATTGCTATGCAGATTGTGACACAACATTTTATCTTGAAGAATCATTCTCGACAATCGAATT aaaAAAAGGATCTCCAGCGGATGCAGTAGTAACAGTTACTATCGTATTTCCTACAGATAAGTTTAAACGTGAACAATTATTTGGATTCAATGATTTTCTAG CTTCTGTCGGAGGGGCAGCAGGACTCTTTTTGGGGGCATCCGTCATATCCTTCATggaaattttgtattttgcTACATTACGTTTATGTTggtataaacaaaaattcgataaaaaaaataaaacagaatCGGTCACAtggttcaataaaattaaatag